A genomic segment from uncultured Marinifilum sp. encodes:
- a CDS encoding bifunctional UDP-N-acetylmuramoyl-tripeptide:D-alanyl-D-alanine ligase/alanine racemase codes for MRSDKKYNVSAIKDIVKGELIGNYDLPIQSIAIDSRSLLISEQTLFFALCGDRHDGHSYITDLYQKGIRAFVISNKIDCSNYSDAAFILVPNTLKALQKLSAYHRRKFSYPVIGISGSNGKTIVKEWLYQILNQSFSIVRSPRSYNSQVGVPLSVWNMNADADLAIIEAGISKPDEMQKLAKIIKPTFGVFTHLGDAHRENFKGKLHLLKEKINLYNSCEAIVYCTDDSIVETALHNEFGNKKIHLNWSRKKNAFFRILNENIEDSCTRVKYKCLNNKGEIILPFTDKASINNAITCCVLAFGLGVKKELVKERIQELEPIAMRLETKEGFGNCTLINDYYNSDFGSLEIAIDLMNRQQKNKKKTLILSDIYQTGILDKKLYCELSKMLAKKNVDRFIGIGKRISSQADFFEGDANFYLSTDSFLANLNRNEFRDEVILIKGARDFRFERISNALQCKAHRTVLEINLTAMVHNLNYFRSLLKPETKLTVMVKAFSYGSGSIEIANLLQYHRVDYLAVAIADEGVELRNAGINIPIIVMNPEPHSFETMIEYRLEPEIYNLKILKEFEMELRRNMEKKYPIHLKLDTGMHRMGFMEQDLDTLIREIKDNDQFHIRSVFSHLAGADEQQHDEFTRDQIHLFSLWSQKIRNQFSYSIDRHLLNSAGIERFADAQFEMVRLGIGLYGVSSANQEKLMNVSTLKTTISQIKIIAKENTVGYGRMGILNADTRIGIIPIGYADGFNRKLSKGVGKVLVNGKICPIVGNICMDMSMIDLTNIKANEGDSVIIFGDDYPVSELAAQLHTIPYEILTTISRRVKRVYLQE; via the coding sequence ATGAGATCTGATAAAAAATACAATGTAAGTGCAATAAAGGATATTGTTAAGGGAGAATTAATTGGAAATTATGATCTTCCCATACAATCTATTGCAATCGACAGCAGATCTCTGTTAATATCTGAGCAAACATTATTTTTTGCCCTATGTGGTGATCGCCACGATGGGCATTCTTATATTACTGATTTGTATCAGAAAGGCATTCGTGCTTTTGTTATTAGTAATAAAATAGATTGCAGTAATTATTCCGATGCAGCATTTATTCTAGTGCCAAATACACTAAAGGCTCTGCAAAAATTAAGTGCATATCATCGCAGAAAATTTTCGTATCCGGTAATTGGAATAAGCGGAAGTAATGGAAAAACAATTGTAAAAGAATGGCTGTATCAAATTTTAAATCAGTCTTTCTCTATTGTTCGAAGTCCGCGAAGTTATAACTCCCAGGTTGGTGTTCCTTTATCGGTATGGAATATGAATGCCGATGCCGATTTGGCAATAATAGAAGCGGGTATTTCCAAGCCAGATGAAATGCAGAAACTGGCAAAAATTATTAAGCCTACTTTTGGTGTTTTTACTCATTTGGGCGATGCTCACCGCGAAAATTTTAAAGGCAAACTTCATTTGCTTAAAGAGAAAATTAATCTATATAATTCTTGCGAAGCTATTGTGTATTGTACCGACGATTCCATTGTAGAAACTGCTTTGCACAATGAATTTGGAAACAAGAAAATCCATTTAAACTGGTCGAGGAAAAAGAATGCCTTTTTCAGAATCTTAAATGAAAATATCGAGGATTCGTGTACCAGAGTAAAGTATAAATGCCTTAATAATAAAGGTGAAATTATACTTCCTTTTACCGATAAAGCATCTATTAATAATGCAATTACCTGCTGTGTTCTTGCATTTGGCTTAGGTGTTAAAAAAGAACTTGTTAAGGAGAGAATACAAGAGCTCGAACCCATTGCCATGCGATTGGAAACAAAAGAAGGTTTTGGCAACTGTACCTTAATTAACGACTATTACAACTCCGATTTTGGTTCCTTGGAAATAGCTATCGATTTAATGAATCGTCAGCAAAAAAATAAAAAGAAAACTCTCATTCTTTCCGATATTTACCAAACAGGAATTTTGGATAAAAAACTATATTGTGAGCTTTCTAAAATGCTTGCTAAGAAGAATGTAGACCGATTTATTGGCATAGGAAAAAGAATTTCTTCCCAGGCCGATTTCTTCGAAGGAGACGCTAACTTTTATTTATCAACCGATAGCTTTTTAGCCAATTTAAATAGAAACGAGTTTCGCGACGAGGTAATTTTAATTAAAGGAGCACGCGATTTTCGTTTCGAGAGAATATCCAATGCATTGCAATGTAAGGCGCACAGAACGGTTCTGGAAATTAACCTTACAGCAATGGTTCATAATCTAAATTACTTTAGATCTTTACTTAAGCCCGAAACAAAATTAACGGTTATGGTAAAGGCTTTTTCTTATGGAAGTGGATCGATAGAAATAGCAAATCTTTTGCAATACCATAGAGTAGATTATTTAGCAGTTGCCATTGCCGACGAAGGTGTAGAGTTACGAAATGCAGGAATTAATATTCCTATAATTGTAATGAATCCGGAACCGCACTCTTTCGAAACTATGATTGAGTATCGTTTAGAGCCTGAAATTTATAACCTTAAAATTCTCAAAGAATTTGAAATGGAGCTTCGTCGTAATATGGAAAAAAAATATCCTATCCATTTAAAATTAGATACAGGAATGCATCGAATGGGATTTATGGAACAAGATTTAGATACTCTTATTCGTGAAATTAAAGATAATGATCAGTTTCATATTCGTTCTGTATTTTCGCATTTGGCTGGTGCCGACGAACAGCAGCACGATGAATTTACCAGAGATCAAATTCACTTATTTTCACTTTGGAGCCAAAAAATTAGAAATCAATTTTCTTATTCTATCGATCGTCATCTTTTAAATTCGGCAGGTATAGAGCGTTTTGCCGATGCACAATTCGAAATGGTGCGTCTTGGCATTGGATTGTATGGTGTAAGCTCTGCAAACCAGGAAAAACTGATGAATGTGAGTACGCTTAAGACTACCATTTCTCAAATTAAGATAATTGCAAAAGAAAATACGGTTGGTTATGGTCGCATGGGAATTTTAAATGCAGATACCCGAATCGGAATTATTCCTATTGGTTATGCCGATGGTTTTAATCGCAAACTAAGTAAGGGCGTGGGTAAAGTGTTGGTAAATGGAAAAATATGTCCTATTGTAGGCAATATTTGTATGGATATGAGTATGATTGATCTTACTAATATTAAGGCAAATGAAGGTGATTCTGTTATAATTTTCGGCGATGATTATCCTGTTAGCGAACTTGCAGCACAGCTCCATACTATTCCTTACGAAATTCTTACCACCATTTCTCGTCGGGTTAAGCGTGTTTATTTACAAGAGTAA
- a CDS encoding thymidine kinase, with amino-acid sequence MFLENDINRAGRNGWIEVIVGSMFSGKTEELIRRLNRAKIARQNVEIFKPHIDVRYSEDEVVSHNANAILSTPVETSANILLLASNVDVVGIDEAQFFDDGLAEVCNQLANQGVRVIVAGLDMDFRGNPFGPIPNLMARAEYVTKVHAVCMRCGNLANYSHRLSEADKLVVLGEKEEYEPLCRSCYSKIYSTDK; translated from the coding sequence ATGTTTCTTGAGAATGATATAAACAGAGCTGGTCGAAATGGGTGGATCGAGGTAATCGTAGGTTCCATGTTTTCGGGGAAAACAGAAGAGCTAATCCGTCGCTTAAACCGAGCTAAGATTGCGCGTCAGAATGTAGAGATTTTTAAACCTCATATCGATGTACGTTATTCCGAAGATGAGGTAGTTTCTCATAATGCTAATGCAATTTTGTCAACACCAGTCGAAACTTCGGCCAATATTCTTCTATTGGCTAGCAATGTTGATGTGGTTGGTATAGACGAAGCACAATTTTTCGACGATGGATTGGCCGAGGTATGTAACCAACTCGCAAATCAGGGTGTTCGGGTAATTGTAGCCGGTTTAGATATGGATTTTAGAGGGAATCCTTTTGGGCCAATTCCAAACTTAATGGCAAGAGCCGAATATGTTACTAAAGTGCATGCAGTATGTATGCGTTGCGGTAATTTAGCAAACTATTCTCATCGTTTGTCCGAAGCCGATAAACTTGTTGTCTTAGGTGAAAAGGAAGAATATGAGCCTTTATGCCGTTCTTGTTATTCAAAAATATACAGCACAGATAAGTAA
- the rsmI gene encoding 16S rRNA (cytidine(1402)-2'-O)-methyltransferase, with the protein MSKLYLVPTPIGNLEDITIRAINILKSVDLILAEDTRTSGFLLKHYEISKPLLSHHKFNEHKTSENIVNRILAGETIALISDAGTPGISDPGFFLVKHCAEKNIEVECLPGATAFVPALVNSGLPCDRFCFEGFLPQKKGRQTKLNELAEQTHTMIFYESPHRLVKTLQQFAGVMGTERKASVSRELTKLHEENARGTLAELIEHFSSKTVKGEIVIIVEGKSIEKKKKEYIKKDRQ; encoded by the coding sequence ATGTCGAAACTTTACCTTGTTCCCACCCCAATTGGGAACCTAGAAGATATTACCATAAGAGCAATTAACATTTTAAAAAGTGTTGATTTAATTTTAGCTGAAGATACAAGAACCTCAGGCTTTCTTTTAAAGCATTACGAAATTAGTAAGCCCTTACTTTCGCACCACAAATTTAACGAACACAAAACCTCCGAAAATATCGTTAACCGGATATTGGCAGGAGAAACCATAGCTCTTATTTCTGATGCAGGTACTCCAGGTATTTCCGATCCTGGCTTCTTTTTGGTAAAACATTGCGCCGAGAAAAATATTGAAGTTGAATGCTTACCAGGAGCTACAGCATTTGTACCTGCTTTGGTAAATTCGGGTTTACCTTGCGATCGGTTTTGCTTCGAAGGTTTTCTTCCTCAGAAAAAAGGTCGCCAAACTAAATTAAACGAGTTGGCCGAACAAACACATACCATGATTTTTTATGAATCACCTCACCGATTGGTAAAAACTTTACAGCAGTTTGCTGGAGTTATGGGTACAGAACGAAAAGCTTCGGTATCGAGAGAACTTACCAAACTGCATGAAGAGAATGCGAGAGGTACTCTTGCCGAATTAATTGAGCATTTTAGTTCCAAAACTGTAAAAGGTGAAATTGTAATTATCGTAGAGGGCAAAAGTATAGAAAAAAAGAAAAAAGAATACATAAAAAAAGATAGGCAATAA
- a CDS encoding PorP/SprF family type IX secretion system membrane protein has translation MRRRLLFVLCILFFGINQISAQRVHSSQFYSIPLLLNPALTGNSDYNLRGGMNYRNQWNSVTTPFVSQSVFVDGKLSTQLLSSSWIGVGGMIFNDKAGDGGLKTTQVMFSSSLNKSLNAGNTLFIHAGLGLELINKSVDFNKLTFGEQWENGIFDPTKNNNEDYTSQSLFYMDFSGGILVTYFRGKTKYFAGSAISHINQPEESFYGERETINNLKRKFAIHGGFESRVSSRMYIKPEIMHTIEKGASEWIAGVNGMSLFGEKGTILHYGLWYRFTQDIIPVFGYEKKRLKVLLSYDINVSDLQTASSNRGGLEISLTYNYNYSNPREIRKLKRRQKVKKLGDKAISCPKFSHED, from the coding sequence ATGAGAAGAAGATTGTTATTTGTATTATGTATCTTGTTTTTTGGGATCAACCAGATCTCAGCACAACGTGTACACTCTTCTCAATTTTACTCGATACCTTTATTGTTAAATCCAGCCTTAACTGGAAATTCAGATTATAACCTTCGGGGAGGAATGAATTATCGTAACCAATGGAATAGTGTTACTACTCCTTTTGTGTCACAATCGGTTTTTGTTGATGGTAAATTATCCACTCAATTACTAAGTTCTTCGTGGATTGGTGTAGGAGGTATGATTTTTAACGATAAGGCCGGAGATGGTGGATTAAAGACTACTCAGGTAATGTTTTCATCCTCCTTAAATAAAAGTTTAAATGCTGGAAACACCCTGTTTATTCATGCCGGATTAGGTTTAGAGTTAATAAATAAATCAGTCGATTTTAATAAACTAACTTTCGGCGAACAGTGGGAAAATGGAATTTTCGATCCTACAAAAAATAATAACGAAGATTATACTTCTCAGTCTTTGTTTTATATGGATTTCTCCGGAGGAATTCTTGTGACTTATTTTAGAGGGAAAACAAAATATTTTGCAGGTAGTGCAATTAGCCATATTAATCAGCCCGAAGAATCTTTTTATGGGGAGCGCGAAACTATTAATAACCTGAAAAGGAAATTTGCCATTCACGGAGGATTTGAAAGTCGTGTTAGTTCCCGAATGTATATAAAACCAGAAATAATGCATACCATAGAAAAGGGTGCCAGCGAGTGGATTGCTGGAGTTAATGGCATGTCTCTTTTTGGTGAAAAAGGGACAATTCTTCATTATGGATTATGGTATCGTTTTACTCAGGATATTATTCCGGTGTTTGGTTATGAGAAGAAACGTTTAAAAGTTTTGCTTTCCTACGATATTAATGTATCCGATTTACAAACTGCATCATCTAATAGGGGAGGTTTAGAAATCTCATTAACCTACAATTATAATTACTCTAACCCAAGAGAAATACGTAAGCTTAAACGTCGCCAAAAAGTGAAAAAACTAGGCGATAAAGCAATCTCTTGTCCTAAGTTTTCTCACGAAGATTAA
- a CDS encoding gliding motility-associated C-terminal domain-containing protein gives MFKTLLHKTLLTALLILMGGLAAVAQQYVAKGTTLNFKVDSIGGIKYHWSVTHTTKGDVAYLPSKTFESGDYQFNDAGTYEVKVYPEDLGTSCFGEALSMLVVVDEATPTAVFEELEVPYVCAQNNGGDVNSKLSVTVNYEGPKPWTFKYSVDRDPAVMPEGADEIYTNTFDFEIEIPNDSGKQKTSEILLVEAKTISGIAVEEDLDNQTLFVNVYALPNTEFVDYEPVIQAGTLQAYTARVEFAEKYEIFVPDGAVVMNESTVLESDDFHKLLSFDVQWGNTTGDYQVKLIERNNFDCAGDTVYANVKVVESFSVSLGDDLSFCAGESRTLTPVMDLDGDYSFLWSDGSTEPTLTVSESRSYSVTVTDAISGKQSTASVNVTLLEAPIVDLGPDYQLADAEILRLDAQNAGLDYLWSTTETTQTIQVNTSGTYSVTVTNANGCSASDEIIVSSVSDVFAINLGDDEDICEGRDIVLNPEPNISQEYTYLWSNGAATSTLTVSESGTYWVTVRDEAGNEQTDTIVVTVHPLPIVDLGDDLVLYDGETATLDAGEEGLNGSYEWNTSETSQTITVSEENVYTVLVTNEYGCYSTDEVSVIKKDGHKFTVDLGGDPSPICEGDSIYLEPGIDRTFASDATYRWIPSESTEKGIFVSQTGKYCVEVTDPYGNTEGDCIELTVNPSPVVDLGEDLVLNNGETVELDAENIGSTYMWFVDSDIDIKPSAIEQIIEVSETGEYRVEVTNEYSCTARDTINILFGGSQFSVDLPTAFSPGSNEEDNKVLKLFGDTEEIKDMSLIIYNRLGQKVFQANYNVGWDGTYKGQDLDMDAYVYFLKVTFSDGGQFQKQGNVTLIR, from the coding sequence ATGTTTAAAACCTTACTACATAAAACACTGCTTACCGCACTGCTAATCCTCATGGGAGGATTGGCGGCTGTGGCGCAGCAGTATGTAGCTAAGGGAACAACATTAAATTTTAAAGTAGATAGTATTGGTGGAATAAAATACCATTGGTCGGTAACACATACTACTAAGGGAGATGTTGCTTATTTGCCATCAAAGACTTTCGAATCGGGCGATTATCAGTTTAACGATGCCGGTACTTACGAGGTGAAGGTGTATCCTGAGGATTTGGGTACTTCTTGTTTTGGCGAAGCTTTAAGCATGCTTGTGGTTGTTGATGAAGCTACACCTACAGCTGTATTTGAAGAACTGGAAGTGCCTTATGTATGTGCTCAGAATAATGGTGGAGATGTTAATAGTAAACTAAGTGTTACTGTAAATTACGAAGGACCTAAGCCATGGACCTTTAAATATTCGGTAGATCGAGACCCTGCCGTTATGCCGGAGGGTGCCGATGAAATATATACGAATACCTTCGATTTTGAAATCGAGATTCCTAACGATTCGGGCAAACAGAAAACATCTGAGATTCTTTTGGTAGAAGCCAAAACAATAAGCGGAATAGCAGTTGAAGAAGATTTGGATAATCAAACACTTTTTGTGAATGTTTATGCGCTTCCTAATACCGAATTTGTCGATTACGAACCAGTTATTCAGGCCGGAACACTTCAGGCTTATACGGCACGAGTAGAGTTTGCCGAGAAGTATGAAATTTTTGTTCCTGATGGAGCTGTTGTAATGAATGAGAGTACGGTTTTGGAATCAGATGATTTTCATAAGTTGTTAAGTTTCGATGTGCAATGGGGAAATACTACTGGCGATTATCAGGTTAAACTGATAGAGCGTAATAATTTCGATTGTGCGGGAGATACTGTATATGCTAATGTAAAAGTTGTGGAGTCGTTCTCTGTTAGCTTAGGCGATGATTTAAGTTTCTGTGCTGGCGAAAGTCGTACTTTAACACCAGTTATGGATTTAGATGGAGATTATTCTTTCCTATGGTCCGATGGATCTACAGAACCAACATTAACGGTTAGCGAAAGCAGATCTTACTCAGTTACAGTTACCGATGCCATTTCAGGAAAGCAATCTACTGCATCTGTTAATGTTACATTATTAGAAGCTCCTATTGTCGATTTAGGTCCTGATTATCAACTGGCCGATGCCGAAATACTAAGGCTCGATGCTCAAAATGCAGGTTTGGATTATCTGTGGTCTACTACAGAAACAACACAAACAATACAGGTAAATACTAGTGGCACTTATAGTGTTACTGTAACCAATGCCAATGGCTGTTCGGCAAGCGACGAAATTATTGTTAGCAGCGTAAGCGATGTATTTGCAATTAATTTAGGTGATGATGAGGATATTTGTGAAGGCCGTGATATTGTATTGAATCCGGAACCAAATATATCTCAAGAATATACTTACTTATGGTCTAATGGAGCTGCTACTTCAACATTAACAGTTAGCGAATCGGGTACCTATTGGGTAACAGTTCGCGATGAGGCAGGTAACGAGCAAACCGATACAATTGTAGTTACAGTACATCCTCTTCCTATTGTTGATCTTGGCGATGATTTAGTATTATACGATGGAGAAACAGCTACACTGGATGCCGGCGAAGAAGGTCTGAATGGATCTTATGAGTGGAATACCAGTGAAACAAGTCAGACTATCACAGTAAGTGAGGAAAATGTATACACTGTACTTGTAACAAACGAATACGGATGTTACAGCACCGATGAAGTAAGTGTAATTAAGAAAGATGGTCATAAATTCACAGTTGATTTAGGTGGCGATCCTAGTCCAATTTGTGAAGGTGATAGTATTTATTTAGAGCCGGGTATAGATCGTACATTCGCATCCGATGCAACTTATCGATGGATACCTTCGGAATCTACCGAAAAAGGTATTTTCGTTTCGCAAACAGGTAAATATTGTGTTGAGGTAACCGATCCTTATGGAAATACCGAAGGCGATTGTATCGAATTAACAGTTAATCCGTCTCCTGTTGTAGACTTAGGCGAAGATTTAGTTCTTAATAATGGTGAAACAGTTGAGTTAGATGCAGAAAATATAGGTTCTACTTATATGTGGTTTGTAGATTCTGATATTGATATTAAGCCAAGTGCTATTGAACAAATTATTGAGGTTAGTGAAACTGGCGAGTATCGTGTAGAAGTTACTAATGAGTATAGTTGTACAGCCAGAGATACGATTAATATCTTATTTGGTGGTAGTCAATTCTCGGTAGATTTACCTACTGCATTTTCTCCAGGCTCTAATGAGGAAGATAACAAGGTGTTGAAGCTTTTTGGAGATACCGAAGAAATTAAAGATATGAGTTTGATTATTTACAATCGACTTGGACAAAAAGTATTCCAGGCTAATTATAATGTTGGTTGGGATGGTACTTATAAAGGACAAGATCTTGATATGGATGCTTATGTATACTTCCTTAAAGTAACATTTAGTGATGGAGGTCAATTCCAAAAACAAGGAAATGTAACTCTAATCAGATAA